Within the Salvia hispanica cultivar TCC Black 2014 chromosome 4, UniMelb_Shisp_WGS_1.0, whole genome shotgun sequence genome, the region cgaagggagtactttttaggaaatgacaaaaaagaaatagttcataattttaagaGATAGATGAAGTATATAAGTAAGGGTtaagataatttaaaatataatattaaataaatctaCATATACACTTATATATGTTGAATAGAAAACTTTGAAATCGTTAATACAAAGAAATCAATCGTACTTTAATAGCTTAAagtgttaaaaaaattaattcaaaataattaatttattgcttATTATGCTCCACGTTAtgcacttttaacatttttccctctaaaacatgattacatatctatgtatttattttaaaaaaaagtttttgaaacttttattgaaaatcatccatcatgatatttttatttataattatgtacTACTAATACTTGAAAATCGAccataatgatatttttatagtattaataatcACTCCATCCATCATctattaggagtctcatttgagttcaacacaaaattttagaaaaataaagaaaagttgtttAGAAAAGATAGTGGATTAtgaaactcatttttatatattagtgttatagtagaatgtgagtgaaatgagttagtggaaagtgagatgTACCTACTCTTTATATTAAAGTGAACcaagactcctaatggcggacggaccaaaatagtaaagtgGGATTCCTAATGGCGAACGGAGGGAGCACTTCATCCGGTCCCTTTTCATTGtctcattttatcaaattttggtcGATCTTCATTAAttgtcttatttcacttttactatttttgataacTGAAATtatattcaactaactcaatcaaatcacaattattataaaactaatactcaaTTCGTCctgtaaaaatataaactattttcattttagtttgtcccttAGAATTATGATCTTTCTAATTTAAGGGAAAAATCTCCAATGAGGTAGAACTCATTCtcactaataatacttcaatcactttttttttctaaccctcttattttattttttctccactcagatcacaaattaatacttcctccgtcccacaagagtATGCACTTTTGGTTGAGCACGGATTTTATTCgacaattagtaaagtaattaaagtattcttagtggagaatgagtctcacctcgTTAGCGaagagttttcaaaattagaaagtgcatactTTTGTAGGACtggataaaaagaaaagagcgCATACTCTTGTGGAacagagagaataatatataaaatctaaCGGCGAATGGAAAATGCTTCTCTTAGAGTGAGATGGAGGaaatggagtactttttttaaagtatacATAATAAGAGTAGTACTAGTTCTCTTTCTGTTAAGTTATTTAGAATTTGTATTTGATAGGGCTCGTCACAAGTATGGTTTTATAGGGGTTTATTACACTAACAGGGATGATAATGTGCGAAAAAGTGGTAAATTTGAGTGTGCAGGGGCTAAAAAACACTGAAGCGGCAGAGTGCAGGAACTACTTGATCAACtcagaaaagaagagaaaaatggcCAGAACCAAAGACAAGTTGATCAGTTGCGAGCAAGCAATGGAGCCTGCCGGGCCAGCAAGTTGATCAAGTGGAGTTTACCATCAGAAGTGATGACTCATAGGAGACAGAAGAAAAGACTTCATCTCAAGGGCATTAATGTGAAGACAGGATGAGCTTACCCTAGGGATTCGGGCCCAATGTCATCCTATAAACAGTGGAGAGAGTGCACACAAAAGGGGGTTCGGCCATCATCGTATTCAGTCACTTCAATTTCACACTTTACACTCGTAGCATGGAGCAAAGGAGTTAGCAGCCGCCGAAGTCGTCGTTCCACCTCTAATTACATCTTTTCTTCCTCATCAAGGAAGAAGGGACCTGGATCTGCCTAGAAGTCTTCGTAGTTTGTGTTTTCCTTACACCCCGAGGGATCAAAACAATTTCTACTCTATTTTAGCTTATCTTTCCCTACGCTTAGTTGCTTTGATGTTTTTCTCTCAGTTGCTACTCTAGTTATTTCCCTTTTGCCGATTGATCTTTACATCttgttttggattttgttttagtcgtttttattgaaaaagttTATGAAATGGAGTTTTTAATGCAAGCTATTTTAGATCAGATGTTcactgatttatttgttttcgtTTAGTTTTAGTTCTGTTCTGATTTAAAGTTAgatttgcataatttaattgttcaaGCTTAGATCTGAGTTTAGATGGAGTTTGCGACTCATATTGGTGTGGATTTGTTGATCTCTGAGTTAGATTATGTTCTTATGCCTGCTAGTGGTTCTAATTTCGGTTGCTCGTAGGTAGATTTACGTTTTAGTTTGTCAACTTGCATGAAATTAGAATAGATACTTTAGATCTGTTTTTCTTCCGTCCGATTTACATGGATCTGTGCTTGATTTGTCtgatttccattttcatgTTTGTTGTTCTGTCTAGATCTGTTATAGTTTCTTTTTGTAGTTTGTTAGAATGGCAGTCTATGTCACCTTTTCGTTATTTACAGCTTTTTAGAAGTGTGTAGTAGTGTCAGTTGTCCCAATTTAACCTTTTGCAGAGTACTTTTCCCATCCTAGTTTAGTTGATCTGTTCAGTTAGTAAGTTGATCAGTTTAGCTTTTAATCCCAACTTAACCCACTGGAAATCGTGGCTGCAGCTTAAAACCTCCCAATGTCTCAAACCCAACTCAACTCACCTCTGTCCCTGAGGGATTCGACCCTCACTTCCCTTTAGTATTGTGGGTTAAGGTCTTGAAGGTCCTAAGTCTCTTCGTTTGCATACCGGTCCTAAGTCTCTTTGTTTGCATACCAACGGCCAGATAGTAGCCAGCTTGATCCATTGACTGTCTAGCCTGATCAAGTGCGTGAACTCtatttgctttatttgatTTGCATTGTGAACACTGAGTACTTAGTTCGAAGACCCGATCAACCTCTTCTTCTTAAACATCTtcaccattttcttcttcatcatcatcattttcttcttcatcgtcattttcttcttcttcagacTCCTGGCTTTGATTGAAAGACCACTAAGGTGGGTCATACTCTAGATTCATTAGCTCGGGGGATGCGGCTGCGACATCCTAAACTGTCGTGTGTAACCGTGTGTAACCGTGTGTAACCGTTTGAACACCACTTTGTCCAAGACGTGGTAGAATCTCTGTCGGTTGATTAGGCATGACCACGTCTTGGCGTTGGGAAGTCAAGTACTCCAGGACATCAGCTTGGTTCACAGACTGAAGGGCCCTACTAGCCATTTCTCTAATCTGTCGCATTCTTGGGTCTTGTTCATCAGTCAAATGCCAAATCCTTTGGAGGGTCTCAAcctagatttttaaaaaaaaaagcaaaaaaaaacaatataaatttcaatatgtaACAATGTATAACACATGAAAGTTTATAGTTTAATATAGCAAGCTTACCAATAATCTCATCAAAGAATCCGACTTGTTCATCTCTTTAACCCAGGTCGAGGTAGGCACTGTCATCCTAGAACACAAAAAAGAATCACCcctaattttctttcttctttccatACCATTACATGATgtatacataatataatccCAATTGCTAATCAAACAACAAGTAAAGGAAATAACCTGAACAAAGAACGCACCCTTTAATCGAAGTTCGGGCTGCCGAATCGAGACGTCCGAGATAGAGATGGGAACAGAGGTACTGGCGGCGACTGCACGGATTCCCAGGGCTGACCGCGAGCTAGAGTGGAGAGGTGTGCGCCGCAGAGGTGTGCTTGAGGAGGAAGTCCTAATTTTGAGTTTgggatagagagagagtgaggaGATGACGGGAATTGAGAGATTAATATctcgttttctttttattttattttgttgggtTAATTAAAGTACATGAAGTGGGTTGGTGGGTGGTTTGGACCAAatattctactccctccgttcccgattaaaagtcacactttgaccggacacggattttaagaaatgtaaagaaaagttggttggaaaagttagtggaatgtgtgacccacttttttatattagttttataataaaatgtgagtgaagtgagttagtggaatataggacctacttaccatttatggtaaaaatgaagtgtgactcttaattggggacggaccgaaatggaaaaatgtgactcttaatcggggacggagggagtattcttttgttccaaaaatataaggacatttttcaatttgggatatattataaatgtattctcttttatttttgttaatttctttctatttaataaGGTGGGCtccattttccactaataatatttataattattttttcttgagATATTGGTCTCTAactttggtcaaattttggtatttatcactaactttaaaattggtttcaaatttcacaatctttacattttgtttgttatttcccataACAGGTCAATCACCATTTCAACCAACTTCCGTGCATTTTTTATCCTACTTGGGACTACTAAATCAATGTGATTTTATACGTAGTTCTTTCTCCTACTTGTcgcaaatttaaaaagtaatcaaaatatcataaatattttatggttGCCCACGTATAATAAGATTTTTGTCAAAGATATCTTATTTGGGCTGCCATGggaataacaaacaaaatgtaaagtttgtgatattttagaccaattttaaagtttacgggaaatactaaaatttgatcaaagttcatggttttagggaccaatatcttttttttctttctatctcttttattcatcaattgtgcattaattctTATGTCATCCCAAATGTTCATAGTTTTATGGGCCGGAGAGAGTATTTAGTTTGTGCCAAGTTTTCAAATAAGTTGAATTGTGAATTGGACCATGATTTAGACGGAGAGAGTTTGATCCAAACATGCAGGTGAAATTATTGTGCACATAGTGGTCACGCACCACGACTTTCCAGACACGTTAGTATTTGACATAGACCTAATTTTTTGGGGGGACTTTGGAAAGGAGTTGTTGAGACTACCCTACATATTTCAATTGTTTATCACCCTTAGCCCGTTAGTCAGACGAAGGTGAGAAATACGGGACGTAAGTATTATTAGATGGCCTTCACATTCAAGAAACCAAGACAATGGTCCAAATTTCTGCCTTGGGCGGAATTATTCCTCAACTATAATCATCACGAGGGTTTGGGGACGTATCCGTTTTGAGCTCGATATGGGAGAGAGCCCCGTTCATTTTTCCCGAGCTCAACGACAGCCAAAACCACAATGTCAGTGACCGAGCTAATTAAAGAGAGAGCGTAGGTGCTCACAGTGTTGAAACAGAATCTAGAGATGGCCCAACAAATGATGAGGAACACAGCAAACAAGCATTGGAGGAGCATCGAATTTGAAGCCGGAGCCGTGATCCTCTTAAAGCTAAAGAAACATCTCCACTCGGTGGCTAGACCACTCTCAGCCaaattatctatgcatttttATGGCCCTTTTTGTGTACTAGAGCGCATAGGGCTGGTTGCGTACTGCCTAGAGCTACCAATAGGCAGCCAGATTCACGACGTTTTTCACGTAGGGCTCCTATGGCCTTTCTTACCAAGTTCACCTAGCATGGTGTGGCAACACTACCATCCGAGTTCTGTGGGAGTAACCCGGTCGTAAAATTCAAATGTGATTAAAGTAGGAAAGtagaaagtaaaaagtgaattttccaattcaaataatatttgatgaaACAAATCAGATGGGTGTCTCAAGCACATGCACAACAAGCGTCACTTTATTAGTCGATAGGGCCATAGGAGTACGTGTTGAGCATCTACCTGCGGGAACAGGGATAAAAGAATTCACTCTTGCCGGTTGGCTAGCTCGTGGCCTTCCCAAAATGCGGCTCACGACCGAACCACTCTGGCGGTTCAGTCCGGGAGAACATTATTGAATTGTACAATAGGCAAAGATCCATTTTTAGCACATGGCCTATTACATATTGTTATTTGAAGGTAAGTAAGCATAACACACATTATTCTAACTAGGCAAAGTTAGATTTCATTTCAGACAACCACATATAGTTCCGTTAAGAGCAATTAACTCCCTATTGAGGTAACCGGGCAAAGGCGAACCATCGGTCGTCTCTTGTCATAGGGATGCATTGTTGATGAATGCTGACTCTGCCAGATCGATGGCCTTGGCAAGACCGGCAGCTTTGCGTTCACACTCAAGTTGCTCGTCATCTGGTTGGCTATCTGCCACAATTCCGGCACCTGATTGGATGTGCGCTATCCATTCTTGATGCCTGTTTCCACCCTTGTACGGATGCATAGTGTCGTAACGGACTCCAGTGGGGAAGACGATCGTCCTAAGCGACAATGCCATGTCCATGTCGCCTTGAAACGAAATCCCTCCGAAGCCACCGCTGTATGGCCCCCTTCTTGTTGGTTCTAATTCGTCAATCAACTCCATAGCCCTCACCTTGAAGATATACCTTTAATGTTAAATCGATGCATAATCAAGCTAAAGTTTCGTCGTTACCTTTGGTGCTCCACTAACTGTTCCGGCAGGAAGTGCAGCACGCAGTGCATCCCAAGCCGTCATATGATCAAGTAACTCCCCTGTTACCTATAATACATAACAATGGTGtttcttaaataattttaaaataaatacaattgccaatttaaagcatgttctTACTGTAGAGCTTATGTGCATCACATGAGAAAATCGTTCAACAGTCATGAgcttttccactttaactgaACCAGGTTTTGAAACCTGagacacaaaatatatatacaaacaatttaaattagtaaggccatatatttaattagtaagtaCTTACTATGTCTAAAGGCTCATATTCTTATGACAATTAACATGGAACAAACCTTTCCAACATCATTCCTGCCAAGATCAACCAGCATAATATGTTCTGCACATTGCTTTTCATCCTGCAGCAGCATCGTCCTTAACATTTCATCTTCATTGCCTGTCGTCCCTCGTTTACATGTCCCAGCCAAGGGTCGATTAACAACCTTTTTCtgtcaatttaaataaaccaTTTAAAATAAGCACATGGTCTGATTAGAGAAGTATAAGTATACCTTATTTACACGAACAAGAATTTCTGGGCTTGAAGCGACGAGGACACACCCTCGAGCCTGAAATGAAGCAAAAATGAGAATAGTGTCCTGACTCATCAAAGACTAGGCCGAAAGATGAAGCAACCTGCAAGTAAGTCATGTATGGACTTGGATTCACAACTCTCAGAGTTCTGTATATTTGGAATGGATCAGCAAACGTCCTTCTTTCAAATCGTTGGCTTAAAACGATTTGAAAGATATCTCCACCCAAAATATGCTCTTTAGCCTGTAACACAGCCTCAGTGTATTCCTCACTTGTCGTGTTTCTCTTGTATCGAGAAAGTCCGAAATCAGGAGTGCGGAAATCAACATGAGCCGGAGCTAGCCGTGGGCTACAAATCAACATTAATTAGCATACAAAATGACAATATTTCACATTCTCAGCATGAAATGTACTACAAAACTCACAGATCAATGTCTTGCAGTTTTGAAACCAAGGTTTCCAAGCGTTTCGTTCCGTCTTCATAGGCTTTTTTAGCAGACGAATATTGATCTAATCGCACCCAATGGATTATATACGCTATCTGAGAAGAATGAATATCGCAGACATTTTCCATTGATGATCCCAATACGaaataacaagaaaacaaagcaCGTGAAAATAGGGCGAAAAACATGTAATCAACGCGTTGTACCTTGTCCACGTGATCAAAAACGATTACGTCTTCATATAGTCCAAGATGAATGTCAGGCAGATTTCTGTCATCTTCTGGAGCGCCAGAGAACGGCAGCTTTGTCTTCTCTGTATAGCGAATTGTATCGTACGAGAAAAATCCGACCCATCCACCTGTTGAAGATGATCAAAAATTGAGTATAGCTTAAAATACAATGGAGGACGAGATCAATGGCTCGAACGAGATCAGTCCTCACCACAAAATGCGTCTGGAAGGTCCTCGACTAGTTGTGGTCTCAAGAATTCTGAAATGCTTCGCGGAATTGTCATTGGATCCTCGACAAACTTCTCAACTATCTTACCAGAGCCATGATCCAGAATAGTCACCTGATTCTCTTTAGCAAGAACTTCAACGGCCGGTTGTGCGCCAACGACACTGTAACGAccctataaatggtaatagcgCTTACTCCAATCGTAACTACTACAAGTCATTCACTCACAGGcatgtatataatataaataaatccatataggAGCAAACAATAATCACATGAAAATAACTCTGCTTCTTACGACACTTGATGCACGAAAACCGGGCTCTACAGATTCATATAGGAAGCTGGGAGTCTCTTTATCGTCTTCATGCACCAAGCACCGGTAAGCCATAACCGGCGTCAAATGATCCGAGAATATGCATTTGTACAGCGGAATTATGTTTCCGGTTTTAGATGCTTCAATAAATCTCTTCTCATCCACCTCTAcaattcacaaaaattaaaaaattaataagcaAACAGCGCTTAATCTTGTAGAATCTGAAAGAAGAGCATTGGAATGTACGGAGGCGGAACGTGATTCTTCGAGAAACGGCAGCGGCTGACGCCGTAGATACCCTCCACAGCAGCGGAGACTGCCTCTGAGCTTGCATTTGCATTTGCATTGCAATCACTCTTGTAACTTTGcggaaaaaaaagagagggaGTTTAGGAAAATATGGTCGAAACTCGAAAGTTATGCTATTTATAGATATAGGTAtgtattaaattcaaattctatTACAGCAGGTTAACTACTATTGCGGGTGGTGCCAGCATATGCTCTGCCTgcctattttcttttttcgacattgattaaattgatactatctaatctaaattatttttggaaatttatcGAATTTGTGTTCCTAAGAAATCCTTCATTTGGAAGGTTAGATAACTATGGGAATAATAATTTGTGATCttgtttagtttattttgatatttgttaCGTGTTCTTACGTAATATCCCGCCTTCATGCATGTTTTGCAGTTATGGTAGTTAAATATCTCAGCTCCACCTGAATACTAGGAGACCTATTTGGTTtaggcatgagttttaagaaatataaagaaaagtgagttaaataacTGAACATCTCCAAGAAggaaatgtaaatgaaaaaggtatatCATctattcatgaaaaaaaaagataaatatgatagttatatgactttatctctctatttGCCTCTCCTCTTGAAGATGCTTTTATATGTAGTAGTTTTATACTAGAATGTAAGTGCAAtaattggtggaatgtgagacctacttaccatttatggtaaaacagtgaaataggactcttaatggaggaggagggagtattaacaTTCCAGACGAACCTCATTACTCTCTTTTGCCTATAGCCTTAAGATTTTTGAaggtttcattatttttgtcaGAGAAATTATGTTTAGATCCATTTACACCCCTTGGAATTTCAAATATACTCTCACTCCGTTCCTTAAAtttgtcacactttgatcagacatagattttaagaaatgtaatggaaagtgagttgaataagttaatagagagtgggtcctacttttatataatagttttataataaaatgtgagttaaaatgagttagtgaaatatatattcactatcaaaaccaataaaaaaataaaatgtgacaaattttgtgagacgAATAGAAATAGAAGcgacaaaatttaagggatcggaaggagtattaaattacaaaatctaGAAATAATGCATGAGAGTTCAAAAACTTAAATGACGCGTTCAAACATAGAAATTATATCAAGAAATATTACATATACTCCACCAATTCATAAATAGTAGGATACATTCATAAAATAGATAATgacaatttgaaaataaatatatataattcaaattcaatacttcatccgtccgtcattaggagtTCAGCTAACTTTtctaaataaatagttaaagtcgagaaatgataaagtaagagaaaaaataatataaagagtaaaaaaaagtcaaagtGACTTTTAACGTGGGACAAATtaagtaatataattaaatctaatagttagacatagaaaaaaaagattaagtaatataattatatttttctagtCGACAGGTGTACTGTAAACGTGTATAGTCCCCTTAGACACCTCGAGCACGCCGTGCTCGGCCACTGCAAATGCAAATCGATTAACGATATTtatctcaataaaaatcaagaggaaagcaaaaaattaaaatttaaccGACATTCCAGTTGCAAACCGCCATTTATGAAGCTGCCCCACTACTAATCATAAAAGCGCAACTCTAGATTTTTTGGTGCTTACTAAATATCGTCTTCTCCTATCTTCCTATCCTTGTATCCCTCATCCAATTCTTCCCTTTTCATCTCCCTTTTCCTCTATTTCTCATATTCCcccaatttctttttatatatctCCACGATAAGCTTTTTTCATCCTACTCTTTTCTACTCAAATTTCCACGCTTCAGCGCAGTTTATCCGAATCCCGTGAGTTCCCTTTTCGcaaaatccaatcttttttAATCCCTTCTCTTTTAGTtgtatataatttgaattcattcatatataaCGAAGTTGTAGTTTGTAAAGTTTGAGGTTTGTGAATTCATTCTTATTAAGCCAATTGCTTTATTGGGCATTGGTTTCATTGCATTGCGATTGTGGTGTAGAAATTTTAAACAGGAAGGATCTTTATGCATCTTGATTCTTGATATTTTATAGCTTGATTaataccaaattaattaattaattaattagttttgtttGCATATCTATGTCACAGGTTGTGAATTCAAGATCTCTCTTTTTTGCTTGTTTTCATATCCTCCATGGGATCGAAAAGCCCCTATTTTCACGGGCTTTATGTTGTCTGATTTTGACTGTTTCTCTTCCTCCAATTGTTGGCCCCAATTCTTGTCTTTGTGCTCAGCCTTTTGCCTTACTTTTGCAATCTGCTTTGTTAACTCTTCTCACCTTTGTTCCTTGTGGGACTAGCAAAAATTATGTTACTCAAACCTGCTTCCTCCTCCCGTTTTCGAACCTCTGATATCGATGGCCCTTTACCCCTCGTTTTCGCCTCTAAAACCCTCTTGAAATCGAGGTCTTTCAGCAAGATTTCGAGGGGTGACAGCATTAGGCGCTCCTGCAGCTTGAATCTTAATGATAAGCCCTCGTTTCACGTTGATGCATCGGCCAAGATGTCGAATAGCCCTAGAGATGACGAAGGGTGTAGGCGGAAGAAGCAGCACTGTGCAATTTTAAACAATAGCGTTAACAACACCAGTAGGCTAGGTGGGAGGGATCAAGACTCGTTCTTGGAATCACATTTTGATTTCTTGGAGCCAATGATGCTAGGGATCAGACCGGAGTTCCCAGAGTGGCCGGATAAGAAAACGGCTGCTTGGGCAATGGTTGAACAGAAGGCAAATAGTTTGGACATTCCCCTCTCTCTTAGGATGATCAAGAAGAAGCTGCAGCTGGAGGAGGGCTTTACTGGTGGCTCCGAGGAGGCAGAGGCGGGTGGCTCTTGCTCAGTGAAGGCGGCCTTTGCCTCGATGGTGTTCATCATCGTTGAGCTGCAAAGCTGTGCCTTGCACATGAGGGAAGCTATGTGTGATGAGGATTTAGATGTGATCACGTCTAAGGTGCAGAAGGAGTTGCATTTCTCATTTGTGTGGCTGTTCCAGCAGGTGTTCTCGAGGACACCGGCTTTGATGCTGCACGTGATGGTGCTCTTGGCTAATTTCAGTGTACATTCGACTTCCCACAACACCGCGATAGGGGGGGAGGCCCCGTTGCTGGTGGAGCCTCTCCAGCATAGGCAAGGGCAGCAGAATCAAGTGATTAGCTCGTCGTTGTCTATGGAGGAGGAGAAGACCGAGGGTGGTTTGGGGAGTCCGAGCATTTATCCAACTGATGAGTTTGGGAGCATGGCAGAGATGTTGTTGTGGGACTCGATGGTTGAAGAGGCTAAGAAGACGAGGGAAAGCGTGGACGTGGATCATGACACCATGAAACATTTTGTTTCACCCGTGGCTGTGGAGATCGAGAACGATAGCTATGATGATTTTCTCAGGGCAGACCTCTTGTACCAGATTAAATTATCTTTCGAACCTAATAATGCACTCTTGCTATGCAACTATGCACGATTTCTGCATCTTGTGGCACGCGACTATCAGAGGTGATCTTTTGCTTCTGTTTTATTTCTCATGATATCACACCACATTGACTGTCTCAATCTGTTTTCTATAGCTGTCTCAATTATTTCAAGCCTTGTTTAATCATGTACTCATCCTTTAGATACCGGGTTTCCAATCTAATCTCTCATCCAAAGTTATCACCTCATAAACCTAATCTCTACggctttattttgttgttgctAGTTCTCACGTCATGTTGAACAGGTCCGAGGAATGCTTCAGGCGGGCAGTACAAGTAACACCACCGGATGGAGAATCCTTCAGTGAATACGCCAACTTCCTATGGACAGTGAGGAAGGACTATTTGGCGGCCGAGGAGACCTACCTACAAGCTATGGCGCTCGAGCCCCATAACTCCTACTTCGCCTCTAGATACGCTAACTTTTTGTGGAGCACTGAAGAGACCTGTTTCCCTCTCAACAATTCCTCCAACTCGAACATGTAGGGAGCCATCGAgcctcatcatcatcatcgtatAGTTATACAAGAAGAATACAATTTGTTTTGTCCCTTGCTTTTCCGGAACTCTGGAAGCTCGAACGATGGGGCCAGAAACCCCAGGGCATGAGAATATCTTTGTATGTTTTCGGGGCGACGAAAAAGGTTAGTTTTTTGATGGAGTTGATCAGGAAGAAGGTGTAGGAAGATTTTTACAGCAGGTTCAAATGCAACTCCtaatttttacaatttgtACAGAAAAAGGGTAGTTTTTTGTTACTAAATGAGTGTGGCATTATTTGCTTGTATACTTACTACTAAAATGGCGAGAAACTACATTTGCATATTATTACCATAAATTTCTGCAGAGCCAGGTGCCTCTCATGTTTATGTATGCTAATTATTGTTTGATCCTTAAATTTGAGAACTTTTTGATATTGGAAAAAATCAGTAAAGAAGGGGATTATTGTTCT harbors:
- the LOC125221170 gene encoding anthranilate synthase alpha subunit 1, chloroplastic-like encodes the protein MQMQMQAQRQSPLLWRVSTASAAAVSRRITFRLQVDEKRFIEASKTGNIIPLYKCIFSDHLTPVMAYRCLVHEDDKETPSFLYESVEPGFRASSVGRYSVVGAQPAVEVLAKENQVTILDHGSGKIVEKFVEDPMTIPRSISEFLRPQLVEDLPDAFCGGWVGFFSYDTIRYTEKTKLPFSGAPEDDRNLPDIHLGLYEDVIVFDHVDKIAYIIHWVRLDQYSSAKKAYEDGTKRLETLVSKLQDIDLPRLAPAHVDFRTPDFGLSRYKRNTTSEEYTEAVLQAKEHILGGDIFQIVLSQRFERRTFADPFQIYRTLRVVNPSPYMTYLQARGCVLVASSPEILVRVNKKKVVNRPLAGTCKRGTTGNEDEMLRTMLLQDEKQCAEHIMLVDLGRNDVGKVSKPGSVKVEKLMTVERFSHVMHISSTVTGELLDHMTAWDALRAALPAGTVSGAPKVRAMELIDELEPTRRGPYSGGFGGISFQGDMDMALSLRTIVFPTGVRYDTMHPYKGGNRHQEWIAHIQSGAGIVADSQPDDEQLECERKAAGLAKAIDLAESAFINNASL
- the LOC125223152 gene encoding uncharacterized protein LOC125223152; the encoded protein is MLLKPASSSRFRTSDIDGPLPLVFASKTLLKSRSFSKISRGDSIRRSCSLNLNDKPSFHVDASAKMSNSPRDDEGCRRKKQHCAILNNSVNNTSRLGGRDQDSFLESHFDFLEPMMLGIRPEFPEWPDKKTAAWAMVEQKANSLDIPLSLRMIKKKLQLEEGFTGGSEEAEAGGSCSVKAAFASMVFIIVELQSCALHMREAMCDEDLDVITSKVQKELHFSFVWLFQQVFSRTPALMLHVMVLLANFSVHSTSHNTAIGGEAPLLVEPLQHRQGQQNQVISSSLSMEEEKTEGGLGSPSIYPTDEFGSMAEMLLWDSMVEEAKKTRESVDVDHDTMKHFVSPVAVEIENDSYDDFLRADLLYQIKLSFEPNNALLLCNYARFLHLVARDYQRSEECFRRAVQVTPPDGESFSEYANFLWTVRKDYLAAEETYLQAMALEPHNSYFASRYANFLWSTEETCFPLNNSSNSNM